TGTGTCCAGACAGACTCCAGTAGCCTGGATGCTCTCCGGTTTCTCCCCGTTGTACACCATAAGGACAAACTGCAGGCAGTAGATGCCGATATCGATCAGCGCGCCTCCTCCAAGCTCCTTCTCAACAGAGCGTGGGATGTTCTTCAGAGACGCCCCAAAATCCGCTCTCACCAGCTTCAGCTCCCCTACAGCTTCCTGTGCCAGCAACCTGGAGATCTCCAGTGAGACGGGAAAGAAGCGTGTCCATACAGCCTGGATGGGACGAGAGACAAGAAATGCTGTGAGAGTTCATGGTGAAACACCTTGACATGAATTCACTTAGCTAAGCAAAAATAATCCTTACTTCCATCAAGAATACATTATTTGTCTTGGCTGTGGCCAGAAGCTCTTTCACCTCTCTCAGATTCATGGCTAGAGGTTTCTCACACAGAACATTCTTCTTAGCATTGAGGAAGATGATGCCTACTGGGTGATGATGAGGGTGGATGGTGCCCACGTATACCACATCTGCCAATGAAGAGAAAGTTAACTGCAGTGATTTTATAAGGATTCCTAATAAAATACCATCTATACCATCAAAGACTGAAATCTGAACAATATAAAGGCTCAGTGGTAGGCCTGCTGcagtgcataagtattcaccccttcAATGAATTTTGTACTGAATTAATCTACGGTGATGGAAATCACATAATTGTCATTTTGCTCCATGGAGCTACACAATATACcaccatttattcattcattcattttctaccgcttatccgaactactcaggtcatggggagcctgtgcctatctcaggcgtcattgggcatcaaggcaggatacaccctggatggagtgctaacccatcgcagggcacaataTGCCaccattatatattaatataccaTAATATTAAGGCGAAGGGCAATAAATACAGTTTTAATATAGCTTGAAAACtgatttacaaattattttattgaaccCCTAAATTAGTTATGAAGCTCTACCTGCAGTTTTACGAGTTTTAAGTAATTTCCGTCACAGCAAAAATCTcaacaaaactgtaaaaaaaaaaaaaaaaagagtgtagATTACAACATTCCAgtttatatgattattatttgtatatttaataaataatttaaagggTTATCCTTTTTGTTAGATTGGATTTAATTGATTTCATCTTGGCCTCAGCTGCTTTAATAATAACTGACACAGCTAACATGATAAATGTTAGGAATCTACAATAAAGAGTGTATTATGTGATACAGAAGCACTGTTACTGTATAGCTTTACTGACTATACTAAAAAACAAGTCAGTATAGAAGAATTAATTACTATTTTGATGGAATAACAACAACAGTTTTGGTATTTGGGATGAGGATGTAGAAATAAATGGCACGTTGGTGATAAACTCCATACCGATGTCAGGATCTTTGGCCAGTTCCTCATAGCTGCTGTAAACTTTAGGGATGAAGTGTTTCTGAGCAAAATCTTCTGCTCGCTTTGAGTCACGTGCTGCCACGGCAACCACCTGAAattcagtacatttacattcatttttgaGAAAGCACAAAAACAAGTGTTCTGTATTCACACAGTAACCGTGCAATGCTCTaatatttttgtgtaattttcATTTTCGCAATCCATCTTTTACCATGATCACAATTATTGACTTCCTCATAATCGTGTGCCATAATGGTGAGTTTGGTGAAGTGaccaattttatttcaaatttcattCAATACActcttgtctgtttttctgcacattttCATGGTATATGTAATTATTCATCATTTAATTctaattaatatttaactttGAAAAGATTTATGTGACTTATTTTAAGccaacatttatatttttacagaaatgtggGAAATGAGgatattttatttctacaatATAGAAATTAGATGTTATATAATTCTCAGTACATAAGCTGCTAATAAAGTTTGAAAACTTAAAAACTTATGATGTGAAATCTTTGTCAAATTAATGTGatataagaataaaacactttgagaTGTGtgattattggaaaataattaacttCACACCACTTCCGCGTTAATAATTTACATATTAAACCACGCCCACAACGGTCTTTTAATCGCGTCGAAGTGGATTCTGTAATTAGAGAAAGTGCGCGTgcgttaaatattaaaaaattttctttctttctttcctttttctgccATAACATGCATAGGATCAGAAAAACTCTGTGTAATTAGTGCACTTTGCCCACTGTTTCGTTGCATGCGCAGTCATTCGTTTTCAAAGTGAAAGCAGGCTGATTAAAGACTTAAAAGTCTCAGatgatgtgagtgtgtatctgcgGTACCTGGTGGTCTTCAGGAGGAAGAGTCTTCAATGCCACTGTGAAGTCGTGACTGATTTTCCCAGCGCTGCAGATTCCCCACCTGACCACCATGATGgcgtcacactaacacacacacactaacacacacacactaactaacacacacacacactaacacacgaAATGGAGGCGTTTTCCTCTAGGACTTGTCATGTATAAAGTGAACCAGAAGAAGGCGACAAACtcatgatttctttctttctggttttctggatataaaaatgataaggatgttaaaatgtgtaaaattccATAAAGGAACGTTATAGCTGGCTGATAGTGAATCAGAGAATTATTTGTTTTGAGTTCTCACACATGAATAAATCTGGTTGATaatgaaaacaatgaaaaaggGGGCTTTTTGGATTTGACAAATGATTATAATAATCCATCAGTAAACAGTCATTTGGGGCAACAGGACATTCAGTTAGCGCCAGTTAAGGCCGGGTCTGGTCCAGGAAAAATGTCTCAATGTACCGATCTCTCTGATTAATCTCAGTGATTTATACACAGGTTACTATTTAACCTCTAAACAGTACATGGCATCATGGACATCTTTGGGAAATTGTTTCAGAATGAATTTTCTAGTGCATACTGTTGTAACTTTTAAAGAGCATTGAAAGAAAATTCATTCACTGCTTGGGCTCTTTTATTTTTaggattattatatatatatttttgatatcACATACATTCACGATACATGGCATGCAAATCCTCTGCAGTCATTCTGTTTTCTACAACAAACGGTATTTTGTGCTCTACAAATCATTAATCTGTATATTTTCCAACAATATTGAGTATTTCTATTTCAGAGAAGTTCCATGTGAATTTTAACTTCatgtgaatttatttgtttgtttgtttgtttgtttgtttgtttgtttaggtgattcTTTATCATTTAATGTTAATGACTGACATCATACATATTTTCCAACAAGATTGTGTATTTCTCTTCAGTAAAATATGTATGATGTCATTCAGTAACATTAAATGATAAAGaatcatgtaaataaataaataaatagatttatttgcttttaaataataagtatttaaaatgattcaaattCTTATAGATTATAATTAATAGTTTTCCACATGGAGAGTCAGTGATAACATAGAAACTTGGGCCTCGGTTTAAAATGTAGGTGAGCAAATTATGTTCAAAGCCATAAACCAGTTTTATTTCTACAATTTAAAGCAAAatgtaagtaaatatatatgatCTCTGCAGATTTAAGCCCTAAACATGTTAACGATATATCAGAGTTATTTGTATATCAgagttatttgtatttttacatatgATTATTGTTACTGAAGATTTTTTTCAATCAGTTTATAACTTAATTTGCCTCTAGGGGGCAGTGTTGACCCACAATAAAAACTTATTAAGCGTCGCTTAAAGTTTATTTGGTTCATAACATTTTCTTGACTGCTGTGTTTACTGAAACTTGCTTACATATCattctgagctgtgtgtgtgtgtgtgtgtgtgtgtgtgtgtgtgtgtgtgtgtgtgtgtgtgtgtgtgtgtgtgtgtgtgtgtgtgtgtctaatcgATGAATGCCGACCTCTCTTTTGTACCACAGCTCATGGAGGATGCTGGGAGCTGTGTGCTGTTGTCATAACAACAAAGTACCAGCTGGTCAATTTGCATACAAATATATGCAGATCTCATGCCTGTATCAACCTGGTTGCTATGGGAATGTCCGGTTTCATGCGTTGTTGCGAAATCGACCATTTTTACGGAAACTCTTGGGAGAAGTGATGGGGTCAGTGACGTCACAGgcaggagagagacacaaataatatgagacttttttttacagaatattttttgAGGTTTGTTTGGTCACTTCACATGACAGCtaaggagatgtgtgtgtgtgtgtgtgtgtgtgtgtgtgtgtgtgtgtgtgtgtgtgtgtgtgtgtgtgtgtgtggacgtgcTGTGCTGATATGAGTAGTGAGTGACATCCAACTCTGATGCCCTTGATAAACCATAATCCCTGAACATTAACAATGATCTTCAGAAGGTATTAGTACTGATAAAGCTGAGTTTAGTCATGATAAACCTACAGAAACCAGTGCTCAATCTGCCCGCTACCTAATATTCCTAGCCACAGAATAAAATCTAGCTATTCCTATTGTCTAAACCGCTTATCTAATCTCTCTGTGTACTGAAACCTTTCACACACCTGTTTCAAACTTGGGTTTGCTTTAGTTTTCACACTGCAGGTATTTAAACAAGCTAAAgaggagaaaacaaataaacaaacaaacaaaacaaaaaaaaccttaagGTCATGAAGCATAGTGCTGACAAAATACTCATATAATGGGGCAAAGTTACAacattagaaaaataaatgaatactttttaaaaacacattgcaagtaaaaaatcagaataaaatcGCACTTGAGCACaaaaaacacagagctaagaCTAAATCAATGACCAGATATTCATACAAATAATGactctttaaaacatttttttatcatttcaaGGGATAAAggcaaattaattaaataaacaatcaaacaaatgaataaattattaaagaATTATAAGCTACAATCTATAACATGCAATCTTCGCCATCCACCTGAAGTTTTATCGTTTGGTTTGTTTTGAGATGCTTTCCTGCTCAGCACTGTTGTAAGGAGTGGTTACTGTAAACTTCCTGTCAGCCCTGAAGACTATCATGTGTGAAAATCCTGAGAGATCAGCAATTTCCGAAAGCACGGGAACCCATTTTCTCCTATTCTGATGTTGGATGTGAAAattacctgaagctcttgacctgtatctgcatgattcgATGCACTGTTTTGCTGCTCCATGATTCGCTGACTGGATAATTGCAGGAATGAGCAGGTGTCCTATTTAAGTGGCTGGTGTGGTGAGGGTATATTTGAGGATGAGCCTGAGTGAATCGAGGCAATCTGTGGAAGTGTTGACAAAAATAGAGCTGAAGGAATTGATGGACATGAGCACATGATTGCTGTTTtgttatttagaatatttagaAGGCTTGCTAGCATAAATACTGTCTCATACCGGGTTAATCATACAAGCTTAATAACTTGCACTAATGTGTTGTTTGAAGGATGAGGCTATACATCGATCTagcatcatctctctctctctctctctctctctctctctctctctctctctctctctctctctctctctctttctctttctctctgtctttgtgtttgtgtgtgagcttcCTTTCATTAAAACTGCATGCTCCGTCACTATCCGTGTTCCCTTGTTACAGTGAGACGAGCTGAAATGTTGCACCACAGACTGCCACTGGACTTACTATAATGCTCCCATGACCATGACTGTGAAGGTGTCTaatcttttcacacacacacacacacacacacacacacacacacacacacacacacacacacacacacacacacacacacacacacacacacacacacacacacacacacacacacaaaatatctgTCTTCTATCATTGCAATGAACTGCCTACAATAGCCTTGGCACCTACATGTTgcttttttagtttgttttaataaagcacatttttttttaaaatacaatttcttAAAGGTTTGACAACAGCAACTCAGCCATGAAGTGGTAGGCCATGTAAAATCACAGAGTGGAGTCAATAGCTACAGACCTCTAAAATTCATGTGGCCTTCAGTTTAGCTCAAGAACAATGCATAGAGAGCTTCATGGAATGGCTTCATGgctgagcagctgcatccaaGCCTACATCACCAAGTGCAATGCAAAACGCCGGATGCAGTGATGAAATGCAAGCCCCCACTGGACTGTAGAGCAGTGGCGATGTGTTCTTTGGAGGAAAGAATCATACTTCTCTCTCTGGCAATCTGATGCCAGGAGAACGATACTTGCCTGAATGCATTGTGCCAGGTGTAATGTTTGGAAGAGGTGGGATTATGTTGTGGTTGTATTTCAGGAGTTGGGCTTggccccttagttccagtgaaaggaatTCTTAATGCTTCACCATACCATAACATTTTTATGCTCCCAGCTTCATGGGAACAGTTTGAGGATGGCTGTttcctgttccaacatgactTCCACCACCACTGCACAAAGCcaggtccataaagacatggtggAGTGAGTTTGGTGTGGAGGACTTTGACTGGCCTGCACAAACCAATAGAACACCATTGGGATGAATCCAAGCGGAGACTGTGATCCAGACCTTCTcgtccaacatcagtgcctgacctcacaaatGAGCTTCTAGAAGAATGGTCAAAAATTCCcataaacacacttctaaaCCTTGTGGAAAGCAAAAGAGTTCTACTGTTATAGCTGCAAAGGGTGAGCCAACCTTATATTAAACCTTACGAATCAAGAATGGGATGTCATTAATGTTCTTGTGCATGTAAAGACAGATGTCCACAAACAATATAGCAATACAGTGTAGGTGGGAAGGGCCTTGATCGGGTGGCCAAAAACATAGTAGACATTTTAACAAAGATGGAATGACATCCATCTCAGAAAATAGTCCATGAATCAGGTCTTTGTGCTAAACAGGATCATCATCAACAATCATTACGGTGAAGCAAGGTGGTGGGAGCATAATACTATAAGGATAAGTTTCTCAGGCAAATTGAAGATAAACTCACCTTTCAGTTCAACAACAACCTGAAGCATAAAGCCATGATCATGCTTACAGACACCTCACTGAATCCTTTAGAACATCTGTGGAGAGACCTGATGTTGGCAAGTGAGAGGTAAAAATACACTGTAGGAGAGATGAAATACAGTAGACGTATATTTCACTAAGCAGTTAACcaattgttgatttttttttttactatgctGTTCAGGaaatcattatatatttaaaaatgtcttatttaatATGCAAATTGTCACCAGCTTTAAGTGCAAATCCAGGATAATGTGTTGGAACATGATAAACATTTCTAAATCTAATTTTAAAATCTAATTCTGTCAATTCACTTTCTCTTGCTTAAGTGGACTGATTATGTGcagtttaagtgtgtgtgtgtgtgtgtgtgtgtgtgtgtgtgtgtgtgtgtgtgtgtgtgtgtgtgtgtgtgtgtgtgtgtgtgtgtgtgtgtgtttgtgtgtgtgtgtgtgtgtgtgtttgtgtgtgtgtgttcttaatGGCATGCTTGGTAGGAGAtggcgtgtttttttttccagcaacaGCTTTGCATATTTTCAGCAGAGGCTCAAGGTCACAGGTGTGACAGGAGTGTAGAGGGGGtcctgtaagtgtgtgtgtgtgtgtgtgtgtgtgtgtgtgtgtgtgtgtgtgtgtgtgtgtgtgtgtgtgtgtgtgtgtgtgtgtgtgtgtgtatacgggTGCATGTATGTAACTGCTTATGGTCTGTGGGACCAGATGTTCCCACGGTGATAAGAACATACGACAGTTTCAAAATCACAGAGACATTTGACTGGCCTATAAAATATTTGATCTATTTGAGCTATCCATTCTTTTTATATAGATCCTGAGGTTAAGGTTATGATTTGCTGCAGTGTAATGTACTGTGTGAGGGAAGGGGCATAAAAATAGGAATATTTGGATGATCCCTATGAGGAATAATTTTACTGTCTCTGGAAAATACTCAAAAAACCCAAAGGTTTGGGGAATGTTTCAGTGTAGCATAGTAATAATTAGCAGTGTTATGTGAGCTTTAAAAGTGTAGtaagataagtgtgtgtgtgtgtgtgtgtgtgtgtgtgtgtgtgtgtgtgtgtgtgtgtgtgtgtgtgtgtgtgtgtgtgtgtgtgtgtgtgtgtgtgtgtgtgtgtgtgtgtgtaaggaagaaAGATGATAAATGTGGAgtggaaaaagaggaaaactggGCCATGGTGCAATAAGTCATTCCCTGGACTGTACCATTTACAGAGGGACaaagcattttgtgtgtgtgtgtgtgtgtgtgtgtgtgtgtgtgtgtgtgtgtgtgtgtgtgtgtgtgtgtgtgtgtgtgtgtgtgtgtgtgtgtgtgtgtgtgtgtgtgtgtgtgtgtgtgtgtgtttgtgtgtttgtgtgtgtgttcgtgtgtgtgtgttcgtgtgtgtgtgtgtgtgtgtgtgtgtgtgtgtgtgtgtgtgttatcatcTGCTTGTTTGCATCCAGTTACTCTTTAGGAGTCaccttgtatttttgtatttaatctcattttatcaCCAAATCCTTAAATAACTCATTTCATCTCTAGAACCTCCCAAACACTTG
The DNA window shown above is from Tachysurus fulvidraco isolate hzauxx_2018 chromosome 13, HZAU_PFXX_2.0, whole genome shotgun sequence and carries:
- the dhdh.2 gene encoding trans-1,2-dihydrobenzene-1,2-diol dehydrogenase — its product is MVVRWGICSAGKISHDFTVALKTLPPEDHQVVAVAARDSKRAEDFAQKHFIPKVYSSYEELAKDPDIDVVYVGTIHPHHHPVGIIFLNAKKNVLCEKPLAMNLREVKELLATAKTNNVFLMEAVWTRFFPVSLEISRLLAQEAVGELKLVRADFGASLKNIPRSVEKELGGGALIDIGIYCLQFVLMVYNGEKPESIQATGVCLDTGVDESMVVTLKFSQGRLAVCTCTIAVDLPNEAVIIGTKGTIRVPAHMWSPTSLIENGNETQYPVPEPYLPTNFINSTGMRYEAEEVRQCLLKGLKESSRMSHSDSALLAEIMDECRRQVGVVYSQDHQ